The Christiangramia flava JLT2011 genome has a segment encoding these proteins:
- a CDS encoding glycoside hydrolase family 88/105 protein, whose amino-acid sequence MTYLNRLIPVLFGIFFISVSVSCKNSETEKDQAMAETETKVVSDSLKWSERMMLSEMERFPEASKLDFRDKPKWSYTNGLVLKAAKEVYEKTGKQQYYDYLYAYADTMITDQGAIRTYKLSDQNLDMLNSGNVLLYLYPKTKEERFLEALKTLRSQIDTQPRTSDGGFWHKKRYTHQMWLDGLYMAEPFYAHYTQMFSDGETAKKAYDDIVHQFDLIQEHSLDQETGLLYHGWDESREQKWTNKETGTSPHFWSRAMGWYGMALVDVLDYLPEDHPGREKLINYLKQFSEAVVAVQDEKSGLWYQVLDQGDREGNYLEASGSSMFVYTFAKAVSKGYISQDYQTIAEKGYQGILDNLISVEENGIVNLNEVCAVAGLGGEPYRDASFEYYVNEEIRSNDPKGTGPFILASLQLDR is encoded by the coding sequence ATGACCTATTTGAATCGTTTGATACCTGTTTTATTCGGAATATTTTTTATTTCGGTTTCTGTAAGTTGTAAGAATTCGGAAACTGAAAAAGATCAGGCTATGGCTGAAACAGAAACAAAAGTGGTTTCCGATAGCCTGAAATGGTCAGAAAGAATGATGCTTTCAGAAATGGAACGTTTTCCGGAAGCCTCCAAACTGGATTTTCGGGATAAGCCGAAATGGAGCTATACCAATGGCCTGGTTTTGAAAGCCGCCAAGGAAGTTTACGAAAAGACCGGAAAACAACAGTATTACGACTACCTCTACGCCTACGCCGATACGATGATCACCGATCAGGGAGCGATCAGGACTTATAAATTGAGCGACCAGAACCTGGATATGCTCAATTCCGGAAATGTGCTCTTATATCTCTACCCCAAAACGAAAGAAGAACGATTTCTGGAAGCCCTTAAGACCTTGAGAAGTCAGATTGATACACAGCCACGAACTTCAGACGGTGGTTTCTGGCATAAAAAGCGCTACACGCACCAGATGTGGCTGGATGGCCTGTATATGGCTGAACCTTTTTACGCCCACTACACCCAGATGTTCAGTGACGGCGAGACAGCGAAAAAAGCTTATGATGATATTGTACACCAGTTCGACCTTATCCAGGAACATTCGCTGGATCAGGAAACTGGCTTGCTATACCACGGTTGGGATGAAAGCAGGGAGCAAAAATGGACCAATAAGGAAACAGGAACTTCCCCACATTTCTGGTCTCGTGCGATGGGCTGGTACGGGATGGCACTTGTGGATGTGCTCGATTATCTTCCAGAAGATCACCCCGGCCGCGAAAAACTGATCAATTACCTGAAACAGTTTTCAGAAGCGGTAGTCGCGGTTCAGGATGAAAAAAGCGGACTCTGGTACCAGGTACTGGACCAGGGTGATCGGGAAGGCAATTATCTGGAGGCTTCCGGTTCGTCGATGTTCGTGTATACATTCGCCAAAGCGGTCAGCAAAGGATACATTTCCCAAGATTATCAAACAATTGCTGAAAAGGGATACCAGGGAATTCTGGACAACCTGATAAGTGTGGAAGAAAACGGAATAGTAAATCTGAATGAGGTCTGCGCGGTCGCCGGTCTCGGTGGCGAACCCTACCGCGATGCCTCGTTCGAGTACTATGTGAATGAAGAAATAAGGAGCAACGACCCAAAAGGAACCGGGCCCTTTATACTGGCCAGTCTTCAGCTGGATCGATAA
- a CDS encoding Gfo/Idh/MocA family protein → MKKSFDVGFIGSGFAAEFHLAALRKVYDVKIQVVGAYSPTKSNLEEFCTKQALEAFSSAEELISRVDVVHICTPPSTHESLCIQALKQHRQVIVEKPLTGYFGEEADDFSGDTFPREKGFEKAVQSLQNILKAEKESDGQIFYAENWIYAPAIQKEKEVIEKTKSQVLWIQAQQSHSGSHSLAYGKWRLSGGGSLMGKGCHPLSGAIFLKYVEGKTRNHQPIRPKSVSCRVHKITRLPNFENELHLKDSYTDVEDYASLHVVFEDNMIADITASELLHGGVKNYLEVHANNHRTICNLTPNNAMQTYNPVHSNFDDIYVVEKTGTKQGWSNISPDEAWFNGYQHEMQAFYTGMASGEKPDSDSQLAADVIATIYAAYISAEQNGREVEIPKI, encoded by the coding sequence ATGAAAAAGTCTTTTGATGTTGGTTTTATAGGATCCGGTTTTGCAGCGGAATTTCACCTGGCGGCACTTCGTAAAGTTTACGATGTGAAAATTCAGGTGGTGGGCGCCTATTCCCCAACCAAAAGCAATCTTGAAGAATTTTGTACAAAACAAGCTCTCGAAGCTTTTAGCTCTGCGGAAGAGTTGATCAGTAGGGTAGACGTGGTGCATATCTGTACGCCGCCTTCCACTCACGAATCACTATGCATCCAGGCTTTGAAGCAACATAGGCAGGTGATCGTTGAAAAACCACTTACCGGTTACTTCGGGGAAGAAGCTGATGATTTTTCAGGGGATACGTTTCCACGAGAGAAAGGTTTTGAAAAAGCTGTTCAAAGCCTGCAAAATATTCTGAAGGCTGAAAAGGAGAGTGACGGTCAAATTTTTTATGCTGAAAACTGGATTTATGCACCGGCCATTCAGAAGGAAAAAGAAGTGATCGAAAAGACCAAATCCCAGGTATTGTGGATTCAGGCGCAACAATCACATTCCGGTTCCCATTCTCTGGCCTACGGAAAATGGCGACTTTCAGGCGGCGGTTCCCTGATGGGAAAAGGCTGCCACCCGCTTTCCGGAGCTATTTTTCTGAAATATGTGGAGGGAAAGACCCGAAATCATCAGCCCATCCGGCCGAAATCGGTCAGTTGCAGGGTTCATAAGATCACCAGGTTGCCCAATTTTGAAAATGAACTCCATCTGAAGGATTCTTATACTGATGTGGAAGATTATGCAAGCCTTCACGTGGTTTTTGAAGATAACATGATTGCTGATATTACTGCGAGTGAACTACTGCATGGTGGCGTAAAGAATTACCTCGAAGTGCATGCGAACAATCACCGCACCATTTGCAATCTTACACCTAATAATGCCATGCAGACCTACAACCCGGTTCATAGCAATTTCGATGATATTTATGTGGTGGAGAAAACGGGGACGAAGCAGGGTTGGTCTAATATCTCTCCAGATGAAGCCTGGTTCAATGGCTACCAGCATGAGATGCAGGCGTTTTATACAGGAATGGCTTCAGGTGAGAAACCCGACAGCGATTCCCAACTGGCGGCCGATGTGATCGCAACGATCTATGCGGCCTATATTTCTGCGGAACAGAATGGCCGCGAAGTAGAAATTCCTAAAATCTGA
- a CDS encoding glycoside hydrolase family 43 protein, whose protein sequence is MKKFTSVLFFGLLAMLSFPQENKELSEVWVADMGDGTYQNPILYADYSDPDVTRFGDDYFMTASSFNAAPGLPILHSKDLVNWELVNYALPKQFPEELFQVPQHGNGVWAPSIRSHNDQLYIYWGDPDQGIFMTKTSDPFGKWEKPVLVMEGKGLIDPSPLWDDDGKAYLVHAYAGSRAGVKSLISVNKMNEDGTRVLDAGRHVFDGHDQNPTIEGPKFYKRNAYYYIFAPAGGVPTGWQLALRSKNIYGPYEEKKVLEQGSTKINGPHQGAWLQTPQGEDWFFHFQDLEAYGRVVHLQPVKWENDWPLMGKDFDGNGVGEPVQTYRKPKTDKDYDILTPPESTEFDQDSLGLQWQWNANPEVVWHARLPGTDHLRLFSIKTPKEAENLWLVPNLLLQKFPGPDFRVTTKIQLFPEEAESGKTAGLIVMGMDYATLNISHDRNGYFIQQTRALKANEGGKEEVLETQRLSSKTAIFRVEVSAPEATCQFSYSEDGQNFKKIGKPFTAKPGKWVGAKIGLFSISSPEVKRGGYADVDWFRISKK, encoded by the coding sequence ATGAAAAAATTTACCTCAGTGCTGTTCTTTGGATTACTGGCTATGCTTAGTTTTCCGCAGGAGAACAAAGAACTATCTGAGGTTTGGGTGGCCGATATGGGAGATGGAACCTACCAGAACCCCATTTTGTACGCCGATTATTCCGATCCTGATGTGACCCGGTTCGGAGACGATTATTTTATGACAGCCTCCAGTTTTAATGCCGCTCCGGGATTGCCAATTTTACATTCCAAAGATCTGGTGAACTGGGAACTGGTGAATTATGCCCTTCCGAAGCAGTTTCCTGAAGAATTATTCCAGGTTCCTCAGCATGGAAATGGCGTTTGGGCGCCCAGTATCCGGTCCCATAATGACCAGCTTTACATTTACTGGGGTGATCCCGATCAGGGAATTTTCATGACCAAGACCAGTGACCCCTTCGGAAAATGGGAAAAACCAGTTCTGGTGATGGAAGGCAAGGGACTGATCGATCCCTCCCCGCTGTGGGATGATGACGGAAAAGCCTATCTCGTTCACGCTTATGCCGGAAGCCGGGCGGGAGTGAAAAGTCTTATTTCTGTGAATAAAATGAATGAAGATGGAACCAGGGTACTGGACGCCGGCAGGCATGTTTTTGATGGTCACGACCAAAACCCAACCATTGAAGGCCCTAAATTCTACAAAAGAAATGCTTATTATTACATTTTTGCTCCCGCCGGTGGTGTCCCTACGGGGTGGCAGCTGGCCCTGCGTTCCAAGAATATTTACGGGCCATACGAAGAAAAAAAAGTCCTCGAACAGGGAAGCACCAAAATAAATGGTCCCCATCAGGGCGCCTGGTTGCAGACACCGCAGGGCGAAGACTGGTTTTTTCATTTTCAGGACCTGGAAGCCTACGGAAGGGTGGTGCATCTCCAGCCCGTAAAGTGGGAAAATGACTGGCCGCTGATGGGTAAAGATTTTGACGGGAACGGTGTAGGCGAACCTGTTCAAACCTACAGAAAACCGAAGACCGATAAGGATTATGATATCCTGACACCTCCAGAATCAACTGAATTTGACCAGGACAGCCTTGGCCTCCAATGGCAATGGAATGCAAACCCCGAAGTGGTATGGCACGCACGGCTCCCTGGAACCGATCACCTTCGATTATTTTCCATCAAAACTCCGAAGGAAGCCGAAAACTTATGGCTTGTTCCTAATTTGCTTTTGCAGAAATTTCCAGGCCCAGATTTCAGGGTGACCACCAAAATACAACTGTTCCCCGAAGAAGCTGAAAGTGGGAAGACCGCCGGCCTCATTGTGATGGGAATGGATTACGCTACCTTAAATATTTCTCATGACAGGAACGGTTATTTTATTCAACAAACTCGGGCATTAAAGGCGAATGAAGGCGGAAAAGAGGAAGTGCTGGAAACGCAAAGGCTATCCTCCAAAACTGCTATTTTCCGGGTTGAGGTAAGCGCTCCAGAAGCGACCTGCCAATTCAGCTACAGTGAAGACGGGCAGAATTTTAAGAAAATCGGGAAGCCTTTTACGGCAAAACCAGGAAAATGGGTCGGAGCCAAAATAGGCCTTTTCAGCATCAGTTCCCCGGAAGTCAAACGTGGAGGTTATGCCGATGTTGACTGGTTTCGAATTAGCAAAAAATAA
- a CDS encoding glycosyl hydrolase family 28 protein, whose amino-acid sequence MKKILYILLASLLAGFSQHGIAQKLAPVDAALYQNLEFDMPKVEVPQFPDFTVNLPDVGGKADGIFDNSEAFSKAINKVTEAGGGKVEVPRGIWFTGPIELKSNVNLHLQEGALVIFSANFEDYELVETSFEGLNTLRNQSPISALNAENIAITGKGVIDGSGNAWRPVKKGKMAPANWKKLVKSGGVLSEDGEMWFPSESSLKGYTSSSNFNVPDLIDSEELQSVKDFLRPVMVSIRNCKNVLLDGPTFQNSPAWNLHPLMSENIVIRNLTVRNPWYSQNGDGLDLESCRNVLIYNNSFDVGDDAICLKSGKNEAGRERGMPTENVVISNNTVYHAHGGFVVGSEMSGGVNNIHVSNCTFIGTDSGVRFKSTRGRGGLVENIFISNIDMIDIGSEAVRFNMFYNGNSPVLDPDEDAKNEERDEKLVEVSEKTPIFRNIFLKNITSTGSKKAGIMVGLPEMKLENAELENAVFEAEEGFTLIDAQQVRLKNVKILPENGPSLVIYNSSDISVEKLETNETNASEAIQVLGKTNNIDLSKSGVSEEQIRYGKKISRTEKSRSKLIEVTNSEELIAALDEPKPGDSIVLRPGSYQIEQRLYINDSGDKDRKIYLVADSVSERPLLDFSALNEDSSHQGIVLKADNWHIRGLRVFKAGDNGMQVRGNNNVIEFCSFSECADTGLQLDDGASNNTILNCDSYFNADSKLENADGFAVKMDVGSGNRFIGCRSWNNLDDGWDGYLREADNIQTTYENCWAFNNGFLKNGKKSRGDGNGFKTGGSDLKKRSHNATFFQCIAVNNASDGFDHNSNRGEISILNCSATGNGRNFAFAEKNSLRKITILNSLVLGEFGKYNAEIEKVENNSWQLDFPISENDFDSMESAELAAPRQKDGSLPEISFFRPKQSSKAATAGKPLDNSASGCCTYLGALKPIEN is encoded by the coding sequence ATGAAAAAAATATTGTACATACTTCTTGCGAGTTTGTTGGCTGGTTTCAGTCAGCACGGCATCGCCCAGAAACTTGCACCTGTTGATGCCGCATTGTACCAAAACCTCGAATTCGATATGCCAAAGGTTGAAGTCCCACAGTTTCCTGATTTCACAGTGAATTTACCGGATGTAGGAGGAAAGGCCGATGGGATTTTTGATAACTCCGAGGCTTTTTCAAAAGCTATCAATAAGGTGACGGAAGCCGGCGGCGGAAAAGTTGAAGTGCCTCGTGGCATCTGGTTTACCGGGCCAATCGAACTCAAAAGCAATGTGAACCTGCATCTTCAGGAAGGTGCGCTGGTCATTTTCAGTGCGAATTTTGAGGATTACGAACTGGTAGAAACCAGTTTTGAAGGCCTTAATACGCTTCGGAATCAATCACCGATCAGTGCTTTGAATGCCGAGAATATCGCGATCACCGGTAAAGGCGTCATCGATGGAAGCGGCAATGCCTGGCGACCCGTCAAAAAGGGCAAAATGGCTCCGGCCAACTGGAAAAAACTGGTAAAATCTGGCGGAGTGCTTTCCGAAGATGGGGAAATGTGGTTTCCATCAGAAAGTTCCCTCAAAGGCTATACGAGCAGTTCCAATTTTAATGTCCCAGACCTTATCGATTCCGAAGAACTGCAATCGGTAAAAGACTTTTTACGTCCCGTGATGGTGAGCATCAGGAATTGTAAAAACGTGTTGCTAGACGGTCCAACTTTTCAAAATTCACCGGCCTGGAACCTGCACCCGCTGATGAGCGAAAATATCGTCATCAGGAACCTCACGGTGCGCAATCCCTGGTATTCGCAAAATGGAGACGGCCTGGACCTGGAATCCTGCCGAAATGTATTGATTTACAATAATAGTTTTGATGTGGGGGATGACGCGATTTGCCTGAAATCTGGTAAAAACGAGGCAGGCCGGGAACGTGGAATGCCTACGGAAAACGTAGTGATCTCCAACAATACGGTTTATCACGCGCACGGTGGCTTCGTGGTGGGAAGCGAGATGTCTGGCGGCGTGAACAATATTCATGTTTCTAATTGTACGTTTATCGGTACTGATTCTGGTGTGAGATTCAAAAGTACCCGAGGACGCGGCGGACTGGTAGAGAATATCTTCATATCCAACATCGATATGATTGATATTGGTTCAGAGGCGGTGCGTTTCAATATGTTTTACAACGGAAATTCGCCGGTCCTGGATCCAGACGAAGATGCGAAAAATGAAGAGCGGGACGAGAAGCTGGTGGAAGTGAGCGAAAAAACACCCATTTTCAGAAACATTTTCTTGAAAAATATTACCTCTACCGGCTCCAAAAAAGCAGGGATAATGGTTGGACTGCCCGAAATGAAGCTGGAAAATGCCGAGCTGGAAAACGCTGTTTTTGAAGCAGAAGAAGGTTTTACGCTCATCGACGCGCAGCAAGTGCGCTTGAAAAATGTAAAAATACTTCCGGAAAATGGTCCCTCGCTGGTGATTTATAACAGCAGTGATATTTCCGTAGAAAAACTGGAAACCAACGAGACAAATGCTTCGGAAGCTATTCAGGTTTTGGGAAAAACCAACAATATCGATCTTTCCAAAAGCGGTGTTTCCGAGGAGCAGATTCGGTATGGAAAAAAAATCAGTAGAACCGAAAAATCGAGATCGAAACTGATCGAAGTGACCAATTCCGAAGAATTGATAGCTGCACTGGATGAACCGAAACCTGGAGATTCCATTGTGCTAAGACCTGGGAGTTACCAAATCGAACAGCGTTTGTACATCAACGACTCCGGCGATAAGGACCGAAAGATCTACCTGGTTGCCGATTCCGTTTCTGAAAGACCATTGCTGGATTTTTCAGCCCTCAACGAAGATTCCTCGCACCAGGGAATCGTGCTCAAAGCCGATAACTGGCATATCAGGGGTCTTCGTGTTTTCAAAGCGGGTGACAATGGAATGCAGGTTCGTGGGAATAATAATGTGATTGAATTCTGCAGTTTTTCAGAATGTGCCGATACCGGCTTGCAGCTGGACGACGGCGCTTCCAATAATACCATTCTTAATTGCGATTCGTATTTCAATGCCGATTCCAAACTGGAAAATGCCGATGGTTTTGCCGTGAAGATGGATGTGGGTTCAGGTAACCGTTTTATTGGCTGCCGCTCCTGGAACAACCTCGATGATGGCTGGGATGGCTATTTGCGGGAAGCCGATAATATTCAAACCACTTATGAGAATTGCTGGGCGTTCAATAATGGTTTTTTAAAGAATGGAAAAAAAAGTAGGGGCGATGGAAACGGTTTCAAAACCGGCGGGAGTGATCTCAAAAAGCGTAGCCATAATGCTACGTTCTTTCAGTGTATCGCGGTGAATAATGCCAGCGACGGATTTGATCACAATAGCAATCGCGGAGAAATCTCCATTCTGAACTGCTCGGCTACCGGAAATGGTCGAAATTTCGCTTTTGCGGAAAAGAATAGCCTCCGGAAAATTACCATTCTGAACAGCCTGGTTTTAGGAGAATTTGGAAAATATAATGCAGAGATTGAAAAGGTCGAAAATAACAGCTGGCAACTGGATTTCCCAATTTCAGAAAATGACTTCGATTCGATGGAAAGTGCGGAACTTGCGGCCCCTCGACAAAAAGATGGAAGCCTGCCTGAAATTTCCTTTTTCAGGCCTAAGCAAAGCAGCAAAGCAGCAACTGCCGGAAAACCTCTCGATAATTCAGCCTCCGGTTGCTGTACTTATTTAGGAGCTTTAAAACCTATAGAAAATTAA
- a CDS encoding glycoside hydrolase family 28 protein, which translates to MKKISLLILAVSFIFTSCKTGMSQNSDKAWEQADAIIRSITVPEFPDRTFKLEDFGGLGDGTTSNSEAFQKAIAACNSAGGGTVLVSEGKYLTGPIHLKSNVNLHLQEGAEILFSTNKADYLPLVHTSYEGVELMNYSPLIYAKGQKNIAVTGKGILNGQAGNDNWWPWAGKDVYGYQEGDANQNSEGNLPALREMAENNVPVTERKFGEGFYIRPTFFEPFECENVLVEGVTFKNAPFWIMHPLKSENVTINGVSVISHGPNNDGCDPEYSKNVLIKNCLFDTGDDCIAIKSGRNNDGRRVGIPSENIIVEGCEMKDGHGGVVMGSEISAGVRNVFVRNCKMDSPNLDRAIRIKTNTLRGGFVENVYVKDVEVGQVKEAVLRVNTYYGIYGKQEGNFIPKISNIQLENISVENGGKYGLLIKGRESEPVSNIVLKNVTIKNTETPLEIENCEPVQFINTTINGKKY; encoded by the coding sequence ATGAAAAAGATTAGTCTTTTAATACTTGCCGTCAGTTTCATTTTTACTTCCTGTAAAACCGGAATGTCTCAAAATTCTGATAAGGCCTGGGAACAGGCAGATGCGATCATCAGGTCCATAACCGTACCCGAATTTCCTGACAGGACTTTTAAGCTGGAGGATTTCGGTGGACTTGGAGATGGTACCACGAGTAATTCCGAAGCATTTCAAAAAGCGATCGCAGCCTGTAATTCGGCGGGAGGTGGTACGGTGCTGGTTTCCGAAGGAAAATATCTAACCGGTCCCATTCATTTAAAAAGCAATGTGAACCTTCACCTTCAGGAGGGAGCAGAGATTCTCTTTTCTACCAATAAGGCCGATTATTTGCCTTTGGTGCATACCTCTTATGAGGGAGTGGAATTGATGAATTATTCACCGCTCATTTATGCTAAGGGCCAAAAAAATATAGCGGTAACCGGGAAAGGCATTCTGAACGGGCAGGCCGGAAACGATAATTGGTGGCCCTGGGCCGGAAAGGATGTGTATGGTTACCAGGAAGGTGACGCCAATCAGAATTCAGAAGGGAATTTGCCGGCTTTAAGGGAAATGGCAGAAAACAATGTTCCGGTAACCGAAAGGAAATTCGGGGAAGGATTTTACATTCGACCTACTTTCTTTGAACCTTTTGAATGCGAAAATGTGCTGGTGGAAGGCGTGACCTTTAAAAATGCACCTTTCTGGATCATGCACCCGTTGAAGTCAGAAAACGTGACCATAAACGGCGTGAGCGTGATTAGTCACGGCCCGAACAACGACGGTTGTGATCCGGAATATTCCAAAAATGTCCTGATCAAAAACTGTCTTTTTGATACCGGTGACGACTGTATCGCCATCAAATCTGGCCGAAATAATGACGGCCGCCGCGTGGGAATTCCCAGCGAAAACATCATTGTGGAAGGCTGTGAGATGAAAGATGGCCATGGTGGTGTGGTGATGGGTAGCGAAATCTCGGCAGGTGTTCGAAATGTTTTTGTCAGAAATTGTAAAATGGACAGTCCGAATTTAGATCGCGCCATCCGTATCAAGACCAACACGCTGCGTGGCGGTTTTGTGGAAAATGTATATGTGAAAGATGTCGAGGTGGGACAGGTGAAAGAGGCGGTGTTACGCGTAAATACCTATTATGGTATCTACGGAAAGCAGGAGGGGAATTTTATCCCGAAGATCAGCAATATTCAGCTGGAAAACATCAGCGTTGAAAATGGCGGGAAATATGGGTTGCTGATCAAAGGCCGGGAAAGTGAGCCGGTAAGCAACATCGTTCTGAAAAATGTCACGATCAAAAATACTGAAACCCCGCTTGAGATCGAAAACTGTGAGCCTGTGCAATTCATCAATACGACCATCAACGGGAAAAAATATTAA
- a CDS encoding DUF4861 family protein, protein MKSKFIYLLGLSVLMACNDHKKNDVEAEDQNLSEKNSVTAQTYAELSIKEGGAWNGRKYEGGEFKNVDTLTLPASHTDHSYFIRYEGPGWENKNIGYRLYLDWRNAIDIFGKKVDTMVLQDVGQDNFDSYHESAPWGQDILKAGKSLGIGGYGRFVGDSVAHFRSVEKTFAEVANEEEGSTVNIVYSGWKTGDKTIDLDAELAIYPEDRYTKVTLSPSEAVEGLTTGIVKFEDVALIQNDSISGDWAYIASYGTQTLVNDTDKLGMAILYKKSEVEKIQDGPYDHLVIFQNTAEPKTYYLLGAWDGEKEGITSREDFVSSLNELVTKLNDGKLNP, encoded by the coding sequence ATGAAATCGAAATTTATCTACCTCCTGGGCCTTTCCGTTTTAATGGCCTGTAACGATCACAAGAAGAACGACGTTGAAGCTGAAGATCAGAATCTTTCCGAGAAGAATTCGGTAACCGCTCAAACCTATGCGGAGCTTTCGATCAAAGAAGGCGGTGCCTGGAATGGCCGCAAGTATGAAGGCGGTGAATTCAAAAATGTAGATACGCTTACGCTTCCGGCGAGCCATACAGATCATTCCTATTTCATAAGGTACGAAGGTCCGGGCTGGGAAAATAAGAATATTGGCTATCGCCTGTACCTGGACTGGAGAAACGCGATCGATATCTTCGGAAAAAAGGTAGACACCATGGTGCTTCAGGACGTGGGACAGGACAATTTTGACTCCTACCATGAATCGGCTCCATGGGGTCAGGATATTTTGAAAGCCGGGAAATCATTGGGTATTGGAGGTTATGGTCGATTTGTTGGAGACAGCGTCGCACATTTCAGAAGTGTGGAAAAAACTTTTGCCGAAGTGGCTAATGAAGAGGAAGGTTCAACAGTAAATATTGTCTATTCAGGCTGGAAAACAGGGGATAAAACCATCGATCTGGATGCGGAACTGGCCATTTACCCGGAAGATCGCTATACCAAAGTGACCTTATCTCCATCTGAAGCAGTTGAAGGGCTTACTACCGGAATTGTGAAATTCGAAGACGTAGCCTTGATTCAAAACGACAGCATTTCCGGTGACTGGGCGTACATCGCTTCTTACGGTACGCAAACCCTGGTGAACGATACTGATAAGCTGGGAATGGCGATTCTTTATAAAAAATCAGAAGTTGAAAAAATACAGGATGGTCCATACGATCACCTCGTCATCTTCCAAAATACGGCCGAACCTAAAACCTACTATTTGCTGGGTGCCTGGGATGGTGAAAAAGAAGGAATTACCAGCAGGGAAGATTTCGTGTCTTCACTGAACGAGCTGGTGACTAAACTGAATGATGGAAAACTAAATCCTTAA
- a CDS encoding LacI family DNA-binding transcriptional regulator: MKKREKVTIYDISKKLNISAATVSRALNDNPKISKKTKELVAKTAAEMNYKQNRLALALKKGRTNNVGIIVPYIDRSFFSSVIRGIEEELTPHGYHVIIAQSHEEVANEMEQINALLNTQIDGIFMSVSKTTQSADHIQKVLDEKVPLVFFDRKIEVKGVSSVVLDDFKGGFMATSHLIREGCKRIAHLSGDVNLEIYRNRYEGYKAALKEHKIPFNPSYVLQTSSKIESGAQAVEDLWQLEEKPDAIFAAGDYAALGAIQELKNRKINIPQEVSVVGFSNEPFTKYLESPMTSVDQTPHLMGKIAAQVFLEQVNESQNYSIEKKVVLDPELFVRDSSNRTTLNLQNAAI; encoded by the coding sequence ATGAAAAAAAGAGAGAAAGTCACGATTTATGATATCTCCAAAAAGCTGAATATTAGTGCAGCCACGGTTTCCAGAGCTTTGAATGACAATCCAAAGATCAGTAAAAAGACCAAGGAACTGGTGGCTAAGACAGCTGCCGAGATGAACTATAAACAGAACCGGCTTGCTCTGGCGCTCAAAAAAGGCAGAACCAACAATGTGGGAATCATTGTGCCGTATATTGATCGAAGTTTTTTCTCTTCTGTCATCCGCGGGATTGAAGAAGAGCTCACGCCTCACGGCTATCACGTGATCATCGCACAATCGCATGAAGAGGTCGCCAACGAAATGGAACAGATCAATGCGCTTCTCAATACCCAGATTGACGGTATATTCATGTCGGTTTCCAAAACCACACAATCTGCAGATCATATTCAGAAGGTGCTGGACGAAAAAGTTCCGCTGGTATTCTTTGACCGTAAAATTGAAGTTAAAGGAGTAAGTTCTGTGGTACTAGACGATTTCAAGGGTGGTTTTATGGCCACTTCTCACCTGATCCGGGAAGGCTGCAAGCGTATTGCACACCTTTCCGGGGATGTCAATCTTGAAATTTACCGAAACAGGTATGAAGGTTATAAAGCCGCGCTGAAAGAACATAAAATTCCGTTTAATCCTTCATACGTACTTCAAACCAGCAGTAAAATTGAATCGGGTGCGCAGGCAGTTGAAGATCTCTGGCAACTGGAAGAAAAACCAGATGCTATTTTTGCCGCCGGTGATTATGCCGCATTGGGAGCGATCCAGGAACTGAAGAACCGGAAGATCAACATTCCGCAGGAAGTTTCAGTAGTAGGATTTAGTAACGAACCATTTACAAAATATCTGGAATCGCCAATGACTTCAGTAGACCAGACGCCGCATTTGATGGGAAAAATCGCCGCCCAGGTATTTCTGGAACAAGTGAATGAAAGTCAGAATTACAGCATTGAGAAAAAGGTGGTTTTGGATCCTGAATTATTCGTGAGAGATTCTTCCAACCGCACTACTCTGAACCTGCAAAACGCCGCAATTTAA